The DNA window GAAAGGTTGATGTTGCCTTTCTGGCCAAAACGCACGGGATGATTCAGTTCGTTGGCGATGAAGGTCCTGAGTTGCTCGGCAACAGGTTTGCTGGCGTCATCGTGGGTGACGATCACGACCTCACGGCTCCTCCACTCGCCTCGGTTCCAGTTAACGACCTTTGGCTGCGGGATGAGGACGGGCCGTTCGCTGCTCCGGCGCTCTACCCTGGGCGCAAAGCGCGCGCTTCGGCTAACGTCCGGCGCTGCCTGATGCGCGCTGGGTTCGATAACTGCAAGCGCCTCCAGCGTCGCTGCGCCCCCAGGCGAAATGGGATAACCTGTAACGCCCAGCCAATAGGTCGAACCGTTCTTCTGAAACAACAAGTCGAAAGTCGCGCAAGAAACGACCATTGTTCCAAATCGACCAGAAATCTTCAGCCGCTTGCCTCTGACCGTCTTGAAGTCCATATCGAGCGATACGCGGGTTTCGCCCGACTCGATCTCGCCGCCTTCCAACGCTTCAGCATCGAACGAACCCAGCTTCCACTCGACTATGGCTTGGTCTGTCCCGCCATACTCAATATTCAGGACAGCGGTTACGCCATCTTGTAATGTATAAGTCTCTGTAATGGAACCTATACTCTTATCCATCTGCCGCACAACACGGATACCGTTGGCAAGACGGTTTGTAGAAACCGCTTTCCCGGTCGATGTGTAAATCCCCTTTTCCCAGTTGGGCGTCGCCAACTGAACGCCGCTTCCCCTTAGCAGCGGATAGCCGTTCATCAGCCAGCGACCTTGACCGTCGACCAAAATGCCATCCGTAGAGAAGAAAACCAGACTCATGATGATTGCGAACACGCCGATAGATTCGAGGCCAGCGTGTATAATCCTTGAAATGAGCCGCATAACCAAGACGTGGGTCTCGCCAGACATCGAGTGCGACGGTTGCGCCCGGTCGATCAAACAGGCTCTGGTTCAACTGAAGGGCATCGAAAGCGCGGAAGTCCATGTGCGCGACAAGCGCGTAGTCGTCGACTTTAACGCCGACGAGGTCTCCGAGTCGACGCTGATCGAAACGCTCGAAACAGCTGGATTCTCGGTCGAGCCGGCCTAAGAATGGACCAGACAGGGCGAACGCCCAAGCCGGTATTCGTCAACGTTTGGCTAGTCGTCATCTGTGCTATCGTCTGGGCGGTCGTGCGCTATAGCCAAGGCCGCCTAGAGATCGCGCCCGAACTTCTGGTCGCTTTGGTGCTCTTCGCAATCGCATCGGCATCGCTTCGCACCTATGTCGCGGTCAGCGATCCCTCCAAGGTCTTCACCTTTACCCATTGGCTGCTGGTTTTCGACATCTTGGTCATCTCCGTAGGCGTCGCGGCCACGGGAGGCGTGCACAGCGAGGCCTGGATTCTCTATTTTGCCCTGCTGTGTACCGAGGCCGCCGTTATGCCGCCCAAATGGGTCGTGCCCGCCATACTCAGTTGCGCCGCAGGCTACTCGATAGCCTGTTGGGGCGATTGGGGCATCGCCTGGATCGACATTCTCTTCCGTATCTCGATGGTCGTAACCGTTACGCTCTTTATCAACATGGTGCGTGTGATGCATCTTGAGCGACAAGAGGAAATCGCCGAACTGCGCGAGAAGCTCCACCTTGTGGAAGAGCGCGAACGGATCGCCTCGGACTTTCACGACGGCCTCGGCCATTCACTGGTCAAATCTGTTCTCGGTCTAGAAGTAGCCAAAGCGATCTGCGAATCCGAGCCGACCGAGGCTAAACGACTGGTGGAAGAACAAACGAGCGAACTGCGATCGGCAATGGCCGAGATGCGAGACGTCATCCATCAGCTCCACCACGATTCCAACGTCTCTTGGCAAAACCGAATACGACTGTTGGCGCGCCAAACACAAGAGAGGATCAGAGCCGAGATCACGGTCGATCTTCCCGATATTCGCCTGCACCCGCAGTTGGAAGAAACGGCTGTACGAATAGCTCAAGAGGCGCTGACCAATATCATGAAGCACTCGGCTTCCGCTACGCGCGTGGCGATTGCCGCGAAAGCAGACGGCGGTCGGTTCGCATTGACTATCACCGACGACGGACCGGGATTTGATACCGCCAACCAAGGCAACGGCTTGACCAATATGAGCAGACGCGCAACCGATTCGGGCGGACGCCTCGAAATCGCCTCTGCCCCGGGTCAAGGCACAGCTATCGAACTAACAGCGCCCATGGAGAGAGAATGGACAAAGTCCGCATCATAATCGCCGACGACGACCCGAACCTTCGAGGGTTGCTGCGTAAACTGCTATCGGCATCGCCAGACATCGAAATCGTTGGCATAGCCTCCGATGGAGACGAAGCCGTGGAACTGTGCGAGCGCGAAGCGCCCGATGTCGCGCTGATGGACATCGGCATGCCCAGGATGACCGGCATCGAAGCGACTCGCCGCATCAGGCGCGCTTTACCTACCCAAGTCGTCATATGGACTATCTACGGCGACGACCAAAACGTCTTCGAGGCGATCAAAGCGGGCGCGCTCGGCTACCTGCTCAAAGACAGCGCCGGCGAGCAGCTCATCAACGGCGTGCTGTCTGCCGCAAGGGGCGAATCGCCTCTCCATCCCGCAATCGCTGTGCGCGTGCTCGACGAGTTTCAACGCATAGCCAGCCTCCAAAAGGCCAAGTACGACCTGATGAGCGACCTGACCGTGCGCGAAACCGAAATCCTAAAGCTCGTCGCCACCGGCAAACGCAACAAAGAGATCGCCGATCAGCTCTTCTTGACCGAAAAAACGGTCAAGAACCACATCACCAACATCCTATTTAAGCTTCAGGTCAACTCGCGCACAGAGGCCGCCATCAAAGCCATTCAAGAGGGCCTTGTCAAGCCTTAGCGTCCATCCAGTTCCACCATTTGGTCAGCCGCTCCTCTGGTTCGGGCGTCGAGGCGACGTAAACCGCGCAACGAAAGACATAGAGCAGACAACGGTCTATCTTGGCGCCGCTCATCGCCTGGATGCGCTCGTACATCTCCTCCGGGTCTTGGCCGACCAGATCGGCCGGGCGGCGATACCCCAGCGCAATCAAGTCGGCCTCGATGCTCTTCCCCACGCCCGGCAGGCTGCTCAGCCTCTCGGGGTCGAACGCTTTCACGCCGCTCGCTCAGCAAACACCAGAATGTAACCATTCGGGTCTTCGATCATGAATTCGTTCATGCCGTAAAAGGTCAGTTTCGGCTCCTGAAGCACTTTCGCCCGTCCGACCACGCTCTCGTAAAGCGACTTAAGGTCCGTAACCTCGATAAACAGCGTGCCCGAACCGCCCAACTCCCGCCCCACAAAGTGCGGCAGGTAGCTGACCACCGATTCCGCTCGCTCGAACATCAACGTAACGTTGTCCCGCTTCACCATCGCCCACTCGTAGCTGCCAGCCTCGGGATGAGTACCGACCACCTCAAATCCCAGCACGTCGTGATAGTACTCCGCAGCCTCGTTCACATCTCTCACCATCAGATCCGGCGATAACGACTTGAGCATCTTTGCGCCTCCATCAATTTAGAATACATTTGTATACCACATGCTCGCGCCGTTTGTCAAGGCCCGTCCGAAAGAAGTTTCAAAAAGACGCCCATCTCGCGCAAGTGCTGCATGTGATCCTCGCCCGTATCGCCCGCGAAGCCCAACAACGTCAGCCGACCGCGGTCGCACCTCCGATACAGCTTCAACCGCGGCGCCAAGTTCTCCGACGCCGATCGCCATCTCAGTTCCAACGCCCCTGCCAAGGCGTCCGCCGTCTCCGTTGTGCTGGCATATCCGGCGGGCCGAACCTGAGAGTGAGTAACCGCCATCCGCCGCTTGCCTTCCGCCGCCAGTCGCGCAAATCGCACAAACGGCGCCATCTGATCTTTGCGAGGCTCGATGCCGTCCGCCTCATACCCGGCATGGATTGAATCGAGCATCAGCAACCGATCGACGCGCTCGGCGGCTTTGGGTTGGTTCAGAATCTCCCTGACGCCGCCAAATCCGGCGCTGAACGCAATCAGAGCAACCCGATCGAACGTTCGACCCGCCTCGCGCTCTGCCTGTGCGACCAGATCGAAAAACGCTCGTGGATCGGCAAACCGCTCTCGATAGACGCCCGACAGCCCGTTCAATGCGACGGTAACCAGCGCCCCGCCCTGGCCAGCCTTCGTAAACTGCTCCACCCCGGTGCGATGGTTGCAATGAAGCGCGATTGTCAGCTCCCTGGCTCCATCGGCTATATGAACGTTGGTTTGCATAGCGTCGATTATGACAATGGGCAAGCAGGAGATTGACAAATGGGCTTCGAAACATCAAGATAAATAGGAGGTAAGAAGATGGAACGAGCAGAGGTCAAGTCGTTCGAGCATCCAGACGAAGTGCGAGAGTTTCCGCTGGGACGGCTGGAATTGATGAGGATCGGCGGCGCCACGGTCGGCAGGGCGATTTTCGAGCCGGGTTGGCGATGGGCCACATCGGTACAACCCATTGCGCAGACTAAAAGCTGCGAAGCGCCCCACTTTCAGTATCATCTTTCGGGCACACTGATGGTGCTGATGGACGATGGCACGCAGTTGGAGTGCAAGGCTGGGGACGTCTCGCTATTGCCTTCGGGCCACGACGCGTGGGTCGTGGGCGACGAACCAGCCGTCGTGATCGACTTCCAAGGCATGATCGACTACGCAAAGGGAGGCTGACAGCGAAGCCTTAACACCAAACGGCGAGTGCGGAAGCTTCGCGACACCCCTCGGAACGCCACCCTTCCGGGCGGCCCCTCTCCGTACTCTTTGCAGGCTTGACCCTCCGCGAACGGCATTCTGAAAAAATGTAGGACAACTTTGAGTACGAATCGAACCCTGAACAGGCAAACGGCAACCTGTGCAGGCAACGGATAGGCCGCCGAGACGGCGGCGGTACTTTAAGGGCGGTACTTTGACGGAAGGGGGCATGCTCTCGCCCTCCCGGTCTTTCGGCTCGCGGGGACGCCCGCCCTCCCGGATTGCGGTTCTATGGTATATATAACAGGGTACGGGAATGTTAGAGATACTGATAGATTCAACCGGCATTGCAAGATTGACTCTCGGCGCCATCGCCGAGAAAATCAGCAACGGGCACAACTACCACCTTGAGTATGTAGTCGAGGACGCCTTCCGAGCCGCATTAGACGGATTGGTAAACGACACCCGGGGAATGCTCAAAGCCGACTACGAGGCCGTCCGCAAGAGACTCCTGCCCCGCCTAAAGCCCGGTCCTCAATTCCCAACGCAAATTTCAGCGCCGCTTCTGACCAAGGACGTAGCCGCATTGCGACAAGCGATCGGGGAGATGATCCAAGGCGCCATTCCCGAAGAGAATCACGATTCCCGCACACGCATCCGGCGCGATCTGCCCAACGCCTTCCTCTATGCGTTCTCGGAGCGCCTCAAACACAAGAAACACGCCAAAGGTTGGATCGCCTTCCAGCGAGAGTGTCTATGGGCGATCGCACAAAAACTCGACAACCTCCCGCCGACAAACCTCCTTGGGAACGCCTACGATGGCTTGGTCGAACAGATCGATCAGAAGATCAAAAACGCCCTTGATGCCCAACAGAAAACAATTGAAGCAGCGCTTAACAGAGCCCTTGCCAACCAGTATCGGCCGCAAGTCTATGATCCCCTGTTGGATGGCGCGATCGATGGGAACGAGATTGATCGCTATCGCCAGGCTTTCTCGTACAAGTCGCGATTGACCGAGTACATCTGGCCGACCGAAGCGGCTGCCGCCGTGCACGACTTTCTGCATGATGAACGTCGGTTTACTTGGTCGCTCTTCTTGGAAAAGGCTGGCGCCGGCAAGAGCCGATTCGGGCTGGAATGGGTCGAGAGGCTGAAAGCGAACGGACGATGGGACGCCTTTTT is part of the Armatimonadota bacterium genome and encodes:
- a CDS encoding heavy-metal-associated domain-containing protein; translation: MSRITKTWVSPDIECDGCARSIKQALVQLKGIESAEVHVRDKRVVVDFNADEVSESTLIETLETAGFSVEPA
- a CDS encoding VOC family protein; the encoded protein is MLKSLSPDLMVRDVNEAAEYYHDVLGFEVVGTHPEAGSYEWAMVKRDNVTLMFERAESVVSYLPHFVGRELGGSGTLFIEVTDLKSLYESVVGRAKVLQEPKLTFYGMNEFMIEDPNGYILVFAERAA
- a CDS encoding response regulator transcription factor — encoded protein: MDKVRIIIADDDPNLRGLLRKLLSASPDIEIVGIASDGDEAVELCEREAPDVALMDIGMPRMTGIEATRRIRRALPTQVVIWTIYGDDQNVFEAIKAGALGYLLKDSAGEQLINGVLSAARGESPLHPAIAVRVLDEFQRIASLQKAKYDLMSDLTVRETEILKLVATGKRNKEIADQLFLTEKTVKNHITNILFKLQVNSRTEAAIKAIQEGLVKP
- a CDS encoding cupin domain-containing protein, which translates into the protein MERAEVKSFEHPDEVREFPLGRLELMRIGGATVGRAIFEPGWRWATSVQPIAQTKSCEAPHFQYHLSGTLMVLMDDGTQLECKAGDVSLLPSGHDAWVVGDEPAVVIDFQGMIDYAKGG
- a CDS encoding sensor histidine kinase — translated: MDQTGRTPKPVFVNVWLVVICAIVWAVVRYSQGRLEIAPELLVALVLFAIASASLRTYVAVSDPSKVFTFTHWLLVFDILVISVGVAATGGVHSEAWILYFALLCTEAAVMPPKWVVPAILSCAAGYSIACWGDWGIAWIDILFRISMVVTVTLFINMVRVMHLERQEEIAELREKLHLVEERERIASDFHDGLGHSLVKSVLGLEVAKAICESEPTEAKRLVEEQTSELRSAMAEMRDVIHQLHHDSNVSWQNRIRLLARQTQERIRAEITVDLPDIRLHPQLEETAVRIAQEALTNIMKHSASATRVAIAAKADGGRFALTITDDGPGFDTANQGNGLTNMSRRATDSGGRLEIASAPGQGTAIELTAPMEREWTKSAS
- a CDS encoding Pathogenicity locus — protein: MKAFDPERLSSLPGVGKSIEADLIALGYRRPADLVGQDPEEMYERIQAMSGAKIDRCLLYVFRCAVYVASTPEPEERLTKWWNWMDAKA